Proteins co-encoded in one Papaver somniferum cultivar HN1 chromosome 5, ASM357369v1, whole genome shotgun sequence genomic window:
- the LOC113278305 gene encoding uncharacterized protein LOC113278305 → MYPFERLMKGFKGLVRNRRYIDGCIARGYTLREASLYCMEDISEDGGGTHKHTRHAFLDDSGEFADETPLSNAKDFHLNQVQFEQARRWVLSKFVGIDDWKRKYESYVNHAKSHVSNQNPKTYHLWLCDELLEAYETDSTLWRLVQGPIFKAQSYKKYQINGFSFSP, encoded by the exons ATGTACCCCTTTGAGAG GTTAATGAAAGGTTTCAAAGGATTGGTGCGCAATAGAAGGTACATTGACGGGTGCATTGCAAGAGGCTATACGCTGCGAGAAGCTAGCTTATACTGTATGGAGGACATATCAGAAGATGGTGGTGGCACTCATAAACATACTCGACATGCCTTTCTGGATGATTCTGGCGAGTTCGCTGATGAGACTCCTTTAAGTAATGCTAAGGACTTTCACCTGAACCAAGTGCAGTTTGAACAAGCTCGCAGATGGGTACTTTCTAAGTTTGTTGGAATCGATGACTGGAAAAG gAAGTATGAATCCTATGTTAACCATGCCAAGTCTCATGTGTCCAACCAGAACCCAAAAACTTATCATTTATGGTTATGCGACGAG TTGTTAGAAGCCTATGAAACTGATTCAACTCTCTGGAGACTCGTGCAAGGACCTATCTTCAAGGCACAATCATATAAAAAATACCAAATCAATGGCTTCAGTTTCTCTCCATAA